In Tenebrio molitor chromosome 6, icTenMoli1.1, whole genome shotgun sequence, one genomic interval encodes:
- the LOC138132723 gene encoding uncharacterized protein yields MTSLPTQYHQCKICKVPVVPSVWAQHIKGKKHVSFSPKKIVVKGDFDKEKAKEVHEYFAKFGVITSENVKTEEGKVLVEYTFEEVAAYTEIVQTEHKLFNQKLEICWERGKAVVPQTAAANNSKQVPAKGAPNAAKSVTEQVALVAGSSGGVTKTAAQDNRPSTIQKMAAAESATYKLQILASVKEGATFADQMAILENKLKVDQAQVENNRRLIRNDLTAALSPMFALNKIYFFGSSITGLDVPGSDLDVYIANVRQQFKSEVMMLKLIRTLIFKCRKFCDVLLISGAKIPIIKCIHTKTQICCDLNIRNKLSVCNSELIKYYLSLDEKLKPLMIMIKFWAERCGLKKVNYFSSYALYMMVIFYLQQEPYSLPSVLELQRPTPPDIVDGWNGSFAPLDFESEALTHASMLDLVAGFFKFYSKFDYAGYVVAPYVGKGIEKTGFLKPFDLPGYYHAYSSQHQVFQVNVSICIQDPFEHSRNVSASVPHNCVGKFVVLCKHAAQMTTQSEKGLLYKLLMNMSSPLNEYAFLMKKDEERDEKEWIQSIKSTTSKLLKEVLRYDVTEMPSFGADHISYTCVGKWNVWENRVNIMKNLQSELPHDVSEIDKEIAVTTCIVKYFPKTLQTWLVVNLTFKKNPCRMEFLAKSKTKCKVFLHVSHFIRVKLEECMEKGAVEVDDVANEAETEKMAEGEIQPVTKSAEVEENAPNTTVSEVSQVDNMIKTVEEIKSDEKNCDEKESSKQAESKDVGNDFDSVEKIQNEVSHDVKTSESVTNDVGEKSKTQEEGEIADEEEEEEEDVPADFFDDFSNQDFMDGLDIVDAWDEDTKVAETEAVVTEDSDKKSHSPIRFVSKDSRKSSEKRLKKQAKSRSRSPLRRHKRSDSHGRKRSKSKSRDKMRADVRRDPEKTRRDITRDKVKCAKDKEQKLVSDKLKIVETGLVPPGTEMEADLGTLLRDSKPQPTSPAEKPREARPAERRYSRRSGSREVRKSARYSRSPPIYRVRNREREPGYRVRRRTGSIDSNVSERELWIRSSRKRTRSRSRESQRTKQRKYEEEKKKKKTFLEEIRDKLNEVRPPVPQAPVQVMYGYSNGPQHQMPAPAPVPAPAPNQFFQVGNNPALQQYDQSFFIGEGYQNVMIPHQQVDFNMMGSAGNVVQQVPVGQVAPMQPAPTAVNLPPVPQQKALVSPKVSSDSVAKANEQKDNHMTDDIDKLFADKKISLSDFLTITAKCEVQSSSPEHLQKKIKVISRCQDAIKAMSEDRKFSGRLLVKPSTEGKNKSEVKYQSPLRRIPIVRFQFTSPAKACEEVDSFATVLDKILQKIGVLQEIVDLNESTESVAKVLANSAFSDEETAALTLKACLLNSKKPTDGVGCEECKKRKAIKHAEVGSQCAKETNSIGVQVNEEDLNPSRTPSKNESIAYLTPAQLLGKDKDKEAEKEKETAEVSEKMGEKMKVETKMSPSDRKKEKPKAPASRGGRGGFRKTLKDKPPYNFDMTGYEFLERRRPLLEDPRDFRNRYGGPVRFPRPFPDEVPPHILHLHQFREDANFTDFAQPLRGRNPKFGPRF; encoded by the exons atgactTCCCTCCCCACCCAATACCATCAGTGTAAAATATGCAAAGTACCCGTCGTACCGTCCGTCTGGGCGCAACATATCAAGGGCAAGAAACACGTCTCGTTTTCgcccaaaaaaattgttgtgaaAG GAGATTTCGATAAAGAGAAGGCCAAGGAAGTCCATGAGTACTTCGCCAAGTTCGGTGTTATCACCAGCGAAAACGTTAAAACCGAAGAGGGGAAGGTTTTGGTGGAGTACACTTTTGAAGAAGTGGCGGCGTACACGGAGATCGTACAGACGGAGCACAAGCTTTTCAATCAGAAGTTGGAAATTTGTTGGGAACGGGGTAAAGCAGTCGTCCCTCAAACTGCCGCTGCAAATAATTCGAAACAGGTGCCGGCCAAGGGGGCTCCTAATGCTGCTAAATCTGTAACAGAACAGGTGGCACTGGTGGCAGGTTCGTCGGGAGGCGTGACGAAGACAGCTGCGCAAGACAATCGCCCTTCCACCATCCAAAAGATGGCCGCTG CGGAGTCCGCGACGTACAAGCTTCAAATATTGGCGAGCGTGAAAGAGGGGGCGACGTTCGCTGACCAGATGGCCATCCTCGAGAACAAGCTCAAGGTCGACCAAGCCCAGGTCGAGAACAACCGCAGATTGATTCGCAACGACTTAACCGCAGCCCTGTCCCCCATGTTCGCCCTCAACAAGATCTACTTCTTCGGGTCGAGCATCACAGGTCTGGACGTGCCGGGCAGCGATCTGGACGTGTACATAGCGAACGTGCGCCAACAGTTCAAGTCTGAAGTGATGATGTTGAAGTTGATCAGAACTCTGATCTTCAAATGCAGAAAGTTCTGCGACGTCTTGTTGATCTCAGGGGCGAAGATCCCCATCATCAAGTGCATACACACGAAGACGCAGATATGTTGCGATCTCAACATCAGAAACAAACTGTCGGTTTGCAACAGCGAGCTGATCAAGTATTATTTGAGTCTGGACGAGAAGCTTAAGCCGCTCATGATCATGATCAAGTTCTGGGCTGAGCGCTGCGGTCTGAAAAAAGTCAACTATTTCTCGAGCTACGCCCTCTACATGATGGTAATTTTCTACTTGCAGCAGGAACCGTACAGTCTGCCTTCAGTATTAGAGTTGCAGAGGCCCACCCCTCCCGATATCGTGGACGGGTGGAACGGCTCCTTCGCCCCTCTCGATTTCGAGAGCGAGGCGCTGACGCATGCCTCGATGTTAGATTTGGTAGCGGGATTTTTCAAGTTTTACAGCAAATTCGACTACGCGGGCTACGTGGTGGCCCCCTACGTAGGCAAAGGCATCGAAAAGACTGGTTTCTTGAAGCCTTTCGACCTACCAGGTTACTATCACGCCTATTCGAGTCAGCACCAGGTGTTTCAAGTGAACGTCAGCATCTGCATCCAAGATCCTTTCGAACATTCGAGGAATGTCTCAGCTTCAGTTCCTCACAATTGCGTAGGGAAATTCGTCGTTCTGTGCAAACACGCCGCACAGATGACGACGCAGTCGGAAAAAGGACTGCTGTACAAACTGCTGATGAACATGAGTTCACCTCTCAACGAGTACGCTTTTCTAATGAAGAAGGACGAGGAACGAGACGAGAAAGAGTGGATACAGTCGATTAAAAGTACAACGTCCAAGTTGCTGAAGGAAGTGTTGCGTTACGATGTTACCGAGATGCCGTCGTTCGGAGCCGACCACATCAGTTACACTTGTGTGGGAAAGTGGAACGTCTGGGAGAATAGAGTgaatattatgaaaaatttgcAGAGCGAGCTTCCTCACGATGTCAGCGAAATAGATAAAGAAATCGCTGTGACGACATGTatcgtaaaatattttccaaaaactttGCAAACTTGGTTGGtggtaaatttgacatttaagaAAAACCCCTGCAGGATGGAATTCTTGGCCAAATCAAAAACTAAATGCAAGGTGTTCCTGCACGTCAGCCATTTTATTCGTGTCAAATTGGAAGAGTGCATGGAAAAAGGGGCAGTAGAGGTGGATGATGTTGCGAATGAGGCAGAAACGGAAAAAATGGCGGAAGGCGAGATCCAACCTGTTACAAAGTCTGCGGAAGTCGAGGAAAACGCGCCAA ataccACGGTGTCTGAAGTGTCGCAAGTGGACAATATGATCAAAACAGTGGAGGAGATAAAGAGTGATGAGAAAAATTGCGACGAAAAAGAGTCCAGTAAACAGGCAGAAAGTAAAGATGTCGGTAATGATTTTGACAGCGTGGAAAAAATACAGAATGAAGTGAGCCATGACGTCAAGACAAGTGAGAGTGTCACAAATGACGTGGGTGAAAAGTCAAAAACCCAAGAAGAGGGAGAGATCGCGGAcgaggaggaggaggaggaaGAGGACGTGCCGGCGGATTTCTTCGACGACTTCTCCAATCAGGACTTCATGGACGGTTTGGACATTGTCGACGCGTGGGACGAAGACACCAAAGTGGCGGAAACCGAAGCCGTCGTCACCGAGGACTCCGACAAGAAGTCCCACTCTCCCATCAGATTTGTTTCGAAAGATTCGAGAAAATCATCGGAAAAGCGTTTGAAAAAGCAGGCCAAGTCTAGATCGAGATCGCCTCTGCGGCGGCACAAACGTTCTGATTCGCACGGCCGTAAGCGGTCCAAGTCCAAGTCGCGCGACAAGATGCGGGCGGACGTGCGTCGCGATCCTGAAAAGACGCGACGCGACATCACCAGAGACAAGGTCAAATGTGCCAAGGACAAAGAGCAGAAGTTGGTGAGCGACAAGCTGAAGATAGTCGAGACGGGGTTGGTGCCGCCGGGTACGGAGATGGAGGCCGATTTGGGGACGCTGCTCCGCGACAGCAAGCCCCAGCCGACGAGCCCCGCGGAGAAACCGCGCGAAGCCAGGCCCGCCGAGAGGAGGTACTCGAGGAGGAGCGGCAGCAGGGAGGTGCGTAAGTCCGCGAGGTACTCGCGCAGCCCTCCGATCTACAGGGTGCGAAACAGAGAGCGCGAACCTGGATATCGGGTGCGTAGACGCACCGGGAGCATCGACTCGAACGTGTCGGAGCGGGAGCTGTGGATACGGTCGTCGCGGAAGAGGACGCGCTCCAGGTCGAGGGAGTCGCAGCGGACCAAGCAGAGGAAGTACgaggaagagaagaagaagaagaagacgtTCCTGGAGGAGATCAGGGACAAGCTGAACGAGGTCAGGCCGCCGGTGCCCCAGGCCCCGGTGCAGGTCATGTACGGATACAGCAACGGCCCCCAGCACCAGATGCCCGCTCCCGCGCCGGTCCCCGCCCCCGCTCCCAATCAGTTCTTCCAAGTCGGTAACAATCCGGCCTTGCAGCAGTACGATCAGAGCTTCTTCATCGGTGAGGGGTATCAGAACGTGATGATACCTCATCAGCAGGTCGATTTTAATATGATGGGGAGTGCAGGTAATGTAGTTCAGCAAGTCCCAGTCGGTCAAGTGGCGCCGATGCAACCGGCCCCGACCGCGGTTAACTTGCCTCCGGTGCCGCAGCAGAAGGCGCTAGTGTCGCCCAAGGTATCGAGTGATAGTGTTGCGAAAGCAAACGAGCAGAAAGATAACCACATGACGGATGATATTGACAAA CTCTTTGCCGACAAGAAGATTTCCCTATCAGATTTTCTGACTATTaccgccaaatgtgaag TTCAATCGTCAAGTCCGGAACACCTCCAGAAAAAGATCAAGG TAATATCGCGGTGTCAAGACGCCATCAAGGCGATGAGCGAGGACCGTAAGTTCAGCGGACGGCTGTTGGTGAAACCGTCGACAGAGGGGAAGAACAAATCGGAAGTGAAGTACCAATCGCCTCTCCGCAGGATACCGATAGTGCGTTTCCAGTTCACGTCACCGGCGAAGGCGTGCGAAGAAGTGGACAGTTTCGCGACAGTTCTTGACAAGATCCTCCAGAAGATCGGCGTGCTGCAGGAGATCGTGGACTTGAACGAGTCCACGGAATCGGTGGCCAAAGTGCTGGCGAACAGCGCGTTCAGCGACGAAGAAACGGCGGCGTTGACCCTGAAGGCGTGCCTCTTGAACTCGAAAAAGCCAACGGACGGCGTCGGATGCGAGGAGTGCAAGAAACGCAAAGCGATAAAGCACGCAGAAGTGGGTTCTCAATGTGCGAAAGAGACGAACAGCATAGGTGTGCAAGTGAACGAAGAAGACCTTAATCCGTCGAGAACACCGTCGAAGAACGAGTCGATAGCGTACCTCACTCCAGCGCAGCTGTTGGGCAAGGACAAAGACAAGGAGGCGGAGAAGGAAAAAGAAACGGCGGAGGTGTCGGAGAAGATGGGCGAAAAGATGAAAGTCGAGACGAAAATGTCGCCGTCCGACCGCAAGAAAGAGAAACCGAAAGCTCCCGCCTCGAGAGGGGGCAGAGGAGgtttcaggaaaacgctcaaAGATAAGCCTCCTTACAATTTCGACATGACCGGATACGAGTTTCTCGAAAGAAGAAGACCGCTCCTTGAGGATCCCAGAGATTTCAGGAACAGGTACGGCGGACCTGTGCGTTTTCCAAGACCGTTCCCGGACGAAGTACCACCTCACATACTTCACCTCCACCAGTTCAGAGAAGACGCGAACTTCACCGATTTCGCACAGCCCTTGAGAGGCAGAAACCCCAAGTTCGGACCCAGATTTTAA
- the Aven gene encoding uncharacterized protein Aven: protein MDQDDSQKSRGLKHRTNKKKYNKGRAGHVPAKTKSAVALDSNWDRYEQEQVENKVSSSTDFAILANAPITRGSHFQFKSDKDDVREIVEPVNPSMLFDLDLTLLDKSLSTIPFHVRSSIENNYFTENQHRLMTTLEDNISDYSSYLSSYHKIKDADPVFGSEGESSDGASDPDDKTSKQWSPEPSGSEPPPKPTESSGDDLEQWLDDILDD from the exons ATGGACCAAGACGACAGCCAAAAAAGCAG GGGGTTGAAACACCGcacgaacaaaaaaaagtacaacaaGGGTAGAGCGGGTCATGTGCCGGCTAAAACGAAATCTGCGGTCGCGCTGGATTCAAACTGGGACAGATACGAGCAGGAACAAGTGGAGAACAAAGTGAGCAGCAGCACGGATTTCGCGATTCTGGCCAACGCCCCCATCACTCGCGGCAGCCACTTTCAATTCAAAAGCGACAAGGACGACGTCCGAGAAATTGTGGAACCCGTAAATCCCTCAATGTTGTTCGATCTAGACTTAACCCTGTTAGATAAGAGTTTGTCTACAATACCATTCCATGTCAGAAGTAGCAtagaaaacaattattttact GAGAATCAACACAGGCTGATGACCACCCTTGAGGATAACATAAGTGATTATTCGTCATATTTGTCGAGTtatcacaaaataaaagatgCGGATCCGGTTTTCGGGTCAGAGGGCGAGTCGTCAGACGGCGCGAGTGACCCTGACGACAAGACGTCTAAACAATGGTCGCCAGAACCAA gtGGATCGGAGCCGCCCCCAAAGCCCACAGAGTCGAGCGGCGACGACCTGGAGCAGTGGCTCGACGACATTCTCGACgattaa
- the Tpt gene encoding tRNA 2'-phosphotransferase 1, producing the protein MSKSTTDISLSKTLSWLLRHAATKEGLPLSSEGFVPVSQILNHRQLRGKYTVDDVKRVVANNNKQRFSLRASGGVLEIRANQGHSLPTVQDLELVPLTDPSSTPNVIHGTYLEHLDEITRVGLSRMTRNHIHFTHDLPSNKHVISGSRKNAQVFIYVDLARALADGIQFYKAEIFPKN; encoded by the exons ATGTCAAAAAGCACAACTGACATATCGTTAAGTAAGACATTGTCCTGGCTCCTGCGACACGCTGCGACCAAAGAAGGCTTGCCGTTGTCGTCAGAAGGCTTCGTCCCGGTCTCCCAAATCCTCAACCACCGCCAGTTGAGGGGTAAATACACCGTCGACGACGTCAAGCGAGTCGTAgccaacaacaacaaacagAGATTTTCTTTGCGCGCCAGTGGCGGAGTCTTGGAGATCAGGGCGAATCAGGGACATTCGCTTCCG ACCGTCCAGGACTTGGAGTTGGTGCCACTGACTGATCCCTCATCCACCCCAAATGTCATCCATGGGACCTACTTGGAGCATCTCGACGAGATCACGCGAGTAGGCCTGAGCCGGATGACCCGCAACCACATCCATTTCACCCACGACTTACCTTCCAACAAACACGTGATCAGCGGCAGCCGCAAAAACGCGCAAGTCTTCATTTACGTCGACCTCGCGAGGGCGCTTGCTGACGGCATCCAGTTCTACAA AGCCGAAATATTTCCtaagaattga